GTATCACGGTTCAGGCACGGCGGGGAAGCGCCGTCTTGACCCGGGTTCAGCCCGGGCGTAGCGTCATGCTGAGTGGCCTTGCGAGACAAGGAGGCGCAGGATGAAGGTCATGGACTCAAGGGTGGCAGGCCGACGGCTCAATTGCAGGCCGGTCATGGTGGTCGTAGCACTCGTGCTGCTCGCGGCGGTGGCACACGCGGCGCAGCGCGCCGCGGAGTCGGTGAACTCGGGCGGCGCGGCGGCGGCGTCCGCGTCGTACCGCGCGCACGACTCCATCGGACAGCACGCGATCGGCCCGATGGGCCAGGGCGCGACCCTCCGCATCCACGATGGGTTCTGGCTCGGGCTCCCGGGGGTGAACGTCCCGGTCGAGGGCACCGTCTTCGCCTCGCTCACCGAGTGCGGCACCGCGCTGCTGCGCTGGACGATCGGCTCTCTCGCCGGCGTCGTCGGGATCAACGTCTACCGCGCGAACGCCGAGCACGGCGACTACGCGAGACTGAACGCGGCGTCTCTGCCGGTCGAGTCGCCGGGGAGCTACGAGGATGCGACGCTCTGGCCCGGCTCGACGTTCTGGTACGAGGTCAGGGCGGTCCACGCCGACGGCGCGGAGGAAGCCGTCGCGGGGTCGCCGACCTTCGTCACGACCCCGGGTGTGCTCGTCCTGAGGCTCTACCCGGCGATGCCGAACCCCGGCGCCGGCGCCCGCACGCTCCGCTTCGACGTTCCCG
The Candidatus Effluviviaceae Genus I sp. DNA segment above includes these coding regions:
- a CDS encoding T9SS type A sorting domain-containing protein, producing the protein MVVVALVLLAAVAHAAQRAAESVNSGGAAAASASYRAHDSIGQHAIGPMGQGATLRIHDGFWLGLPGVNVPVEGTVFASLTECGTALLRWTIGSLAGVVGINVYRANAEHGDYARLNAASLPVESPGSYEDATLWPGSTFWYEVRAVHADGAEEAVAGSPTFVTTPGVLVLRLYPAMPNPGAGARTLRFDVPEHEGTVLLAVYNIRGQLVRSLVDGPLERGRHERVWDGADGRGAGVAAGVYFARLEVEGRSLTEKALVVR